The following proteins are co-located in the Spirosoma montaniterrae genome:
- a CDS encoding tetratricopeptide repeat protein, with amino-acid sequence MRKFPNHPSAHHFLIHAYEGRADYQRALEHGKVYASMAPNLAHSLHMYAHDLMKTGNVDEAIAQMKQTDGIERNLYKTEGYPSMYDWHHIHNISLLALCYQYQGRISEAEALVKERYETERPINRAQTFYNKMGYPALLIKQNRDAEALPMAIQLTTAQTPGEQAIGHCLVGMIQLKQGQLDPARQSLKASMSALKEAKKHDKSNRLSSWLEPHPKFLSALIALSDPAERDKGLIEIRKFQATARAQYGPDPWAEALFQLETIVQVAWQLNLFDLAEASTKLLAEHDPAYPGTHFALARLAAQKGDAATAQREQQLARQGWSKADAPFLTQNFDRK; translated from the coding sequence TTGCGGAAGTTCCCAAATCACCCTTCGGCACACCATTTTCTGATTCATGCCTACGAGGGTAGGGCCGATTACCAGAGGGCACTCGAACACGGCAAAGTCTATGCGAGTATGGCTCCTAATCTGGCCCATTCGCTGCATATGTATGCCCATGACCTGATGAAAACCGGTAATGTGGACGAGGCCATTGCTCAGATGAAACAGACCGATGGTATCGAGCGGAATCTCTACAAAACAGAAGGTTATCCGTCGATGTATGACTGGCATCACATCCACAACATATCCTTACTGGCTCTGTGCTATCAGTATCAGGGACGTATAAGCGAAGCCGAAGCACTGGTAAAAGAGCGGTACGAGACCGAAAGGCCCATAAACCGGGCGCAGACGTTTTACAACAAAATGGGTTACCCGGCCCTGCTCATTAAGCAAAATCGTGATGCCGAAGCCCTGCCGATGGCTATCCAGTTAACCACTGCCCAAACCCCCGGCGAACAGGCCATTGGGCATTGTCTGGTTGGGATGATTCAGTTGAAACAAGGGCAACTCGACCCCGCCCGGCAGTCGCTGAAGGCATCGATGAGTGCGTTGAAAGAAGCTAAGAAACACGACAAGAGCAATCGGCTCTCGTCGTGGCTTGAGCCGCATCCCAAATTTTTGTCGGCCCTAATCGCTCTATCTGACCCCGCTGAGCGCGACAAAGGGTTGATTGAGATACGCAAATTTCAGGCTACTGCCCGCGCACAATATGGTCCTGACCCCTGGGCCGAAGCACTGTTTCAGTTGGAGACCATTGTGCAGGTAGCCTGGCAACTGAACCTGTTCGACCTTGCCGAAGCGTCAACCAAACTCTTGGCCGAGCACGACCCAGCCTATCCCGGTACGCACTTTGCCCTTGCCCGCCTTGCCGCTCAGAAAGGCGATGCAGCCACTGCCCAACGCGAACAGCAACTGGCCCGGCAAGGCTGGTCTAAAGCCGACGCGCCTTTTCTAACCCAGAATTTTGACCGAAAATAA
- a CDS encoding tetratricopeptide repeat protein: MKRVHLYSFLPVLLLARLLSNFFEPESRPSEESLVRDLSQIPVCGLSHVGGVPDALLKQTVVLRSGVGQFATLTSSKSEKAQAYFEQGMGYLHGYALIEAARSFHEALRHDSTMVMAHVGLSRVFMELDDNKAAYESAEAAQKLAQFASEREQAHVELRFVQLKAVDSLHNKTLLNEYRSAIKRQVKRFPQDAELWLMAGNAYEGLASDAGRVHRRRVLLSMKMCCGSSQITLRHTIF, translated from the coding sequence ATGAAGCGCGTTCATCTATATTCATTCCTGCCCGTTTTGCTGCTCGCCAGGCTGCTGAGCAACTTTTTTGAACCTGAAAGTCGCCCATCTGAAGAAAGTTTAGTCCGAGACCTGAGTCAGATTCCGGTTTGTGGCTTGTCGCATGTGGGCGGGGTTCCTGATGCACTGCTGAAACAGACCGTCGTGCTACGGTCGGGGGTGGGGCAGTTTGCTACGTTAACGTCGTCAAAAAGTGAGAAAGCTCAAGCCTATTTTGAGCAGGGTATGGGGTATTTGCACGGCTACGCGCTGATTGAAGCGGCCCGCTCGTTTCATGAAGCCCTTCGCCATGATTCGACGATGGTGATGGCTCACGTTGGCCTGAGTCGGGTTTTTATGGAGTTAGACGACAATAAGGCTGCCTACGAATCGGCTGAAGCTGCCCAAAAACTGGCCCAATTTGCATCAGAACGTGAGCAGGCGCATGTCGAGCTGCGGTTTGTTCAACTGAAAGCCGTTGATTCGCTTCACAACAAAACCTTGCTGAATGAGTATCGTTCGGCTATAAAGCGGCAGGTAAAGCGTTTTCCGCAGGATGCTGAACTCTGGCTCATGGCCGGAAATGCCTATGAAGGGCTGGCATCGGACGCGGGCAGGGTTCATCGAAGGCGGGTATTGCTATCTATGAAAATGTGTTGCGGAAGTTCCCAAATCACCCTTCGGCACACCATTTTCTGA
- a CDS encoding AAA family ATPase — protein sequence MDHFIDQIDIRNFKSIRELSVSGFKRINLFLGRPNVGKSNILEALSLFSLPYVWEGSKKLTDLVRLENTVEIFWEGDISKEAYVITRTRENPLSNICLIKFEPLKRALLGEINDLFSTEGRGNDFRVLLPKPNWVIDFNLKLIKAPKSSKSIIKFYKFITSIKPKKNSSHYLQPPYGSNLLSVLEIMPELRQTYAQWFRQYGLRLVLDTASQSLKVQKEKGEDEVFQLPYSSVADTLQRIIFYKTAVASNQNSVLLFEEPEAHAYPPYISEFTHEVVKSTTNQFFIVTHSPLIVEQFLTEAIDDLGIFMVDFKDGQTTVKGLTTDEIREVYRYGMDLFFNGDSFLD from the coding sequence ATGGATCATTTCATCGACCAGATCGACATCCGCAATTTCAAATCCATCCGCGAACTGAGCGTCAGCGGCTTCAAGCGTATCAACTTGTTTCTCGGTCGCCCGAACGTCGGCAAGTCTAATATTCTCGAAGCGTTGTCGCTGTTTAGCTTGCCGTATGTGTGGGAAGGGTCGAAGAAGTTGACGGATTTGGTAAGACTGGAGAATACTGTTGAGATTTTTTGGGAGGGTGATATTTCTAAAGAAGCATATGTCATTACAAGGACAAGGGAGAATCCTTTAAGTAATATCTGCCTTATAAAATTTGAGCCGCTGAAAAGGGCGTTATTAGGAGAAATTAACGATTTGTTCAGTACTGAGGGCAGAGGAAATGATTTCAGGGTACTTCTACCTAAACCCAATTGGGTTATCGACTTTAATTTAAAGTTGATAAAGGCTCCTAAGTCAAGTAAGTCAATTATTAAGTTTTACAAGTTTATAACGTCTATAAAACCCAAAAAAAACAGTAGTCATTATTTACAACCTCCCTACGGCTCTAATCTTCTGAGCGTTCTCGAAATAATGCCCGAACTCCGCCAAACTTACGCCCAATGGTTTCGGCAGTACGGCTTGCGTTTAGTCCTTGATACAGCCAGTCAATCGCTGAAAGTGCAGAAGGAAAAAGGGGAAGATGAGGTTTTCCAGTTGCCGTATTCCTCCGTCGCCGATACACTCCAGCGTATTATCTTTTACAAAACAGCCGTTGCGTCTAACCAGAATTCGGTGCTGCTGTTCGAGGAGCCGGAAGCCCACGCGTATCCGCCGTATATTTCTGAATTTACGCACGAAGTGGTCAAGTCAACTACCAATCAGTTCTTCATTGTTACGCACAGCCCGCTGATTGTAGAACAGTTTCTGACTGAAGCAATTGATGACCTCGGCATCTTTATGGTCGATTTCAAAGATGGGCAAACGACCGTGAAAGGATTGACCACCGACGAAATCAGAGAGGTGTACCGGTATGGTATGGACCTGTTTTTTAATGGCGACTCATTTCTTGATTGA
- a CDS encoding phosphatase has product MKLAAIDIGSNAARLQISTILHNNDSVSFKKVEYVRFPLRLGHDVFNFGELTPESEARTAKLMQVYKLLMELHEVEHYMACATSAMREASNGHDVARRIEAQTAVKIHIIDGQKEAELINNVVVQALDDRQFLHIDVGGGSTELNVYVNRQKINSKSFKIGSVRLLEGKETKGAWRKIEDWVQENIDSSQGVVAIGTGGNISKLFNLAAKTTEEGTSLAEIERIRNHVASYSLDDRINKLRLNADRADVIVPAADIYISVMKWAGASQIIVPDLGLKDGIIQLVYAQLSRKKRV; this is encoded by the coding sequence ATGAAACTGGCCGCTATCGATATTGGGTCTAACGCAGCCCGGCTGCAAATTTCTACTATACTTCATAACAACGATTCAGTAAGCTTCAAGAAGGTTGAGTATGTGCGGTTTCCGCTACGCCTGGGTCACGACGTATTCAATTTCGGCGAACTCACGCCCGAATCGGAAGCCCGCACTGCCAAACTGATGCAGGTATATAAACTGCTGATGGAACTGCACGAAGTGGAACATTACATGGCCTGCGCTACGTCGGCCATGCGCGAAGCGTCTAATGGTCACGACGTTGCCCGGCGCATTGAAGCCCAGACCGCCGTAAAAATTCACATCATCGACGGACAGAAAGAGGCCGAACTTATTAACAACGTAGTGGTTCAGGCATTAGACGACCGGCAGTTTCTGCACATCGACGTGGGTGGGGGCAGCACCGAACTGAACGTGTATGTGAACCGGCAGAAAATCAACTCGAAGTCGTTCAAAATTGGCTCGGTACGGCTGCTGGAGGGCAAAGAAACAAAAGGAGCCTGGCGCAAAATTGAAGATTGGGTTCAGGAAAATATCGACTCATCGCAGGGCGTGGTGGCTATTGGCACGGGCGGTAACATCAGCAAGCTGTTTAATCTGGCGGCCAAAACCACCGAAGAAGGCACGTCGCTGGCTGAGATTGAGCGCATCCGCAACCATGTTGCCAGCTATAGTTTAGACGACCGTATCAATAAGCTCCGCCTGAATGCCGACCGTGCCGACGTGATTGTACCAGCCGCCGACATCTACATCTCCGTGATGAAATGGGCCGGAGCCAGCCAGATTATCGTGCCCGATCTGGGCCTGAAAGATGGCATTATTCAGTTGGTTTATGCCCAGCTTTCGCGAAAGAAGCGGGTTTAA
- a CDS encoding DUF1553 domain-containing protein, which yields MLPTMRYFWLGGLALTATVAACTVGGLFGGKRISYNEQIRPIVNAKCITCHGGIKKSGNFSMLFREEALAKAKSGKYAIVPGDADASELVKRLVSDDPELRMPLEHPPLSKDEINLIRDWIDQGAEWEDHWAYLPPKRGTDATTKSIDTFVRERLEQEGLKPAPEADRATLLRRVSLDLTGLPPTHQQATRFLRDTSPNAYEKLVDTLLASPRFGERWASMWLDLARYADSKGYEKDLERSIWTYRDWVIDAFNRDLPFDRFTLEQLAGDLLPATDAATYQRNLIATAFHRNTMANDEGGTNDEEFRNMALIDRVSTTFEVWQGTTMSCVQCHSHPYDPIRHADFYKFLAFFNNTEDRDIYNEKPKLSTFTPDNEQYLRRLMGWIRQRVPAEVATLPSDPLTGLGEQRSELLSRVGYRRIEAEDFDSTSRHIELWDNQTAIMQTTEGAFVGYDNVDLTGVSAITYRYTTSFSSFIELHLDRPDGPLISRTKIPATQDGAPGQWYNWKTYGTHRATVQPTSGLTRPGRHTVFLVFRKDKEFRSDLVHIDWFHLDVPQAPISRNPALRDSVERLTSIPAITTPVMRERPAHRARQAHVFIRGNWLTKGQPVQPDVPRTIGNVADKTMQTRLDMARWLVSRENPLTARVMVNRFWEQLFGYGLVETLEDFGTMGGRPSHPELLDALAVRFQDTYRWSMKKLLRELVLSATYRQSALVSKDLQERDPRNRLLARGPRVRLSAEQIRDQALAVSGLLNPAIGGPSVRPFNPTNDGWKNEKPESRHRRALYTFWQRTNPYPSMVTFDSPQRNLCVSRRIRTNTPLQALTTLNDTVYVEAAQHLARYMQRRGRTLPEQISAGYQRILFRQPSPAKLMLLKQLYAEATITTDKKGLTLVANAILNLDETLTK from the coding sequence ATGCTCCCGACAATGCGCTACTTCTGGCTCGGCGGACTCGCCCTAACTGCAACGGTAGCGGCCTGCACGGTGGGTGGTTTGTTCGGTGGCAAACGCATCAGTTATAACGAGCAGATTCGACCTATTGTCAACGCGAAGTGCATTACGTGCCACGGCGGTATCAAGAAAAGCGGCAACTTCAGTATGCTGTTTCGCGAAGAAGCGTTAGCCAAAGCGAAGTCGGGCAAGTACGCGATTGTGCCGGGCGATGCCGACGCATCGGAACTGGTGAAGCGGCTCGTGAGCGACGACCCGGAACTGCGAATGCCGCTCGAACACCCGCCCCTGAGCAAGGACGAAATCAACCTCATTCGCGACTGGATCGATCAGGGAGCTGAGTGGGAAGACCATTGGGCCTACCTTCCCCCAAAACGGGGAACCGACGCGACCACCAAATCCATCGACACGTTCGTGCGGGAGCGGCTGGAACAGGAAGGGCTGAAACCCGCGCCCGAAGCAGACCGCGCTACGTTGCTGCGTCGGGTGAGCCTCGACCTGACGGGATTGCCGCCGACCCATCAGCAGGCCACCCGCTTCCTGCGTGATACGTCGCCGAACGCTTACGAGAAGTTGGTCGATACATTGCTGGCGTCGCCCCGATTTGGCGAGCGATGGGCCAGTATGTGGCTCGACCTCGCCCGTTACGCCGACTCGAAAGGCTACGAAAAAGACCTCGAACGCAGCATCTGGACCTACCGCGACTGGGTCATCGACGCCTTCAACCGCGACCTGCCTTTCGACCGCTTCACCCTCGAACAATTGGCCGGCGACCTGCTACCCGCAACCGATGCCGCTACGTATCAGCGCAACCTGATTGCTACGGCGTTCCACCGGAACACGATGGCTAACGACGAGGGCGGCACCAACGATGAGGAATTCCGCAACATGGCCCTGATCGACCGGGTGAGTACGACATTCGAGGTTTGGCAAGGTACAACGATGAGTTGTGTGCAGTGCCACAGCCACCCCTACGACCCCATCCGCCACGCCGATTTTTACAAGTTTCTGGCGTTTTTCAACAACACCGAAGACCGCGACATCTACAACGAAAAGCCGAAACTCAGCACCTTCACGCCCGACAACGAACAGTACCTACGGCGACTGATGGGCTGGATTCGGCAGCGCGTTCCGGCGGAAGTCGCTACGCTGCCCAGCGATCCGCTGACAGGTCTGGGCGAGCAACGGAGCGAGTTACTCAGCCGGGTTGGCTACCGGCGCATCGAGGCCGAAGACTTCGACAGTACCAGCCGCCACATCGAACTCTGGGACAACCAAACGGCCATTATGCAAACCACCGAAGGCGCGTTTGTGGGCTACGACAACGTGGACCTGACGGGTGTATCGGCTATTACGTACCGCTACACAACGTCGTTTTCGTCATTCATCGAACTTCACCTCGACCGGCCCGATGGCCCGCTCATCAGCCGTACCAAAATCCCGGCTACGCAGGACGGCGCACCGGGGCAGTGGTACAACTGGAAAACCTACGGCACGCACCGGGCCACTGTGCAGCCGACGTCGGGCCTGACGCGGCCCGGACGGCATACCGTATTTCTGGTCTTTCGCAAAGACAAAGAATTTCGGAGCGATCTGGTACACATCGACTGGTTTCATCTCGACGTACCGCAGGCTCCCATCAGTCGCAACCCGGCCCTGCGCGACTCGGTGGAGCGACTGACGAGCATCCCGGCTATTACGACGCCCGTCATGCGCGAACGCCCGGCCCACCGCGCCCGGCAAGCCCACGTCTTCATCCGGGGCAACTGGCTCACCAAAGGCCAACCCGTGCAGCCCGACGTACCGCGCACTATCGGAAACGTAGCGGACAAAACCATGCAAACCCGGCTCGACATGGCCCGCTGGCTGGTTAGCCGCGAGAACCCGCTCACGGCGCGGGTGATGGTCAATCGCTTCTGGGAACAGTTGTTCGGCTATGGGCTGGTCGAAACGCTCGAAGATTTCGGGACAATGGGCGGCAGACCCTCGCACCCCGAACTGCTCGACGCGCTGGCCGTGCGGTTTCAGGATACATACCGCTGGAGCATGAAGAAACTGCTACGCGAGCTGGTATTGTCGGCTACATACCGGCAGTCGGCACTGGTATCCAAAGACTTACAGGAACGCGACCCGCGCAACCGGCTGCTGGCACGGGGGCCACGCGTCCGGCTCAGTGCCGAGCAAATCCGCGATCAGGCACTGGCGGTAAGTGGGTTGCTAAACCCGGCCATTGGCGGCCCCAGCGTCCGGCCTTTCAACCCGACCAACGACGGCTGGAAGAACGAAAAGCCCGAAAGCCGCCACCGCCGGGCGTTATACACGTTCTGGCAACGTACCAACCCATATCCGTCGATGGTGACGTTCGACAGCCCGCAACGAAACCTCTGCGTCTCGCGCCGGATACGTACCAACACGCCCTTGCAGGCTCTCACGACGCTGAACGACACGGTTTATGTCGAAGCCGCGCAACACCTCGCCCGGTACATGCAGCGACGTGGACGAACGTTGCCGGAGCAGATTTCGGCGGGATACCAGCGCATACTGTTCAGGCAACCCAGCCCGGCGAAGTTGATGTTGCTGAAGCAGTTGTATGCCGAAGCTACAATTACCACCGACAAAAAGGGGCTGACGCTGGTGGCAAATGCGATTCTGAACCTCGACGAAACGCTGACAAAATGA
- a CDS encoding sensor histidine kinase, which translates to MEPVAYTLNDRTMRLIGIPVCSVLVPTINHFDKLQSGNPAFLTYLLLSFCTTLFLWEGHRFIMLWMRKLFPAYQQTTRRLLVQAGLALLYTLVVTYVLDEILCRGILHDPKLANTDLLVGFRVSLIPTAVVYLLYEAIYFFNAWKQNIRKTEALAREGIQSQLEVLKNQLDPHFLFNSLNTLAALIDDQNIDAQLYLERLSDVYRYVLVSRNKNTVPLEEEMAFLDAYVYLNKIRFRDNLQVEKQLDPSAYHQCITPLSLQMLIENAIKHNIVSKENPLIIRIFQEGNQYLVVENNVQEKTILRHTDPRNADRASSTRVGLQNIINRYQLLTDRHVEVIRTGGLFRVKLPLLTN; encoded by the coding sequence ATGGAGCCTGTAGCCTACACCCTCAACGACCGAACTATGCGCCTGATCGGTATTCCGGTGTGCAGCGTGCTGGTGCCAACAATCAACCACTTCGACAAACTGCAGAGCGGCAACCCGGCTTTTCTGACGTACCTGCTGCTGTCGTTCTGCACGACATTGTTTCTCTGGGAAGGACATCGGTTCATTATGCTCTGGATGCGGAAACTGTTTCCGGCCTACCAACAAACCACCCGGCGGCTACTCGTGCAGGCGGGGCTGGCACTGCTCTACACCCTGGTGGTGACCTATGTGCTGGATGAAATTCTGTGCCGGGGTATTCTGCACGACCCCAAACTGGCTAACACCGACCTGCTGGTGGGGTTCCGGGTCAGCCTGATCCCGACGGCGGTGGTCTATCTGCTATACGAAGCCATCTACTTTTTCAATGCCTGGAAACAGAACATCCGCAAAACCGAAGCCCTGGCGCGGGAGGGCATTCAGTCGCAGTTGGAGGTGCTGAAAAACCAGCTCGACCCGCATTTTTTGTTCAACAGCCTCAACACGCTGGCCGCCCTGATCGACGATCAGAACATCGACGCGCAACTGTACCTCGAACGGCTGTCGGACGTGTATCGGTATGTGCTTGTGAGTCGCAACAAAAACACGGTTCCGCTCGAAGAGGAAATGGCGTTTCTGGATGCTTACGTGTACCTGAACAAGATTCGGTTTCGGGATAATTTGCAGGTCGAAAAGCAACTCGACCCCAGTGCCTACCACCAATGCATAACGCCCCTGAGCCTGCAAATGCTGATCGAGAACGCCATCAAACACAACATCGTCTCGAAGGAGAACCCGCTGATTATTCGCATTTTCCAGGAGGGCAATCAGTATTTAGTGGTAGAGAATAACGTTCAGGAGAAAACGATTCTTCGGCACACCGACCCTCGAAACGCCGACCGGGCATCCTCAACGCGGGTGGGGTTGCAGAACATCATCAACCGCTACCAGTTGCTGACCGACCGGCACGTGGAGGTGATTCGGACGGGTGGGTTGTTTCGGGTAAAACTGCCGCTGCTGACCAACTGA
- a CDS encoding LytR/AlgR family response regulator transcription factor, with protein MTALIIEDEYPAAERLEKLIGKADARVQIVGVLESVSAALAWLRVNPPVDLIFSDIQLSDGLSFQIFESFPVRSPVIFTTSYDEYAIRAFRVNSIDYLLKPIKLPELASALAKYQNMKQALAPGANAEKIESLLTDLARSQRAYKTRFLVKHGDQFVPVGHEQVAYFYTANELTCLVGHDGRQYIIEHTLEELESLIDPLSFFRLNRQFIAQVSAIRKIHTYFNGKLKIDLWPAIADEVLVSREKAPAFKAWLDQ; from the coding sequence ATGACCGCGCTCATCATCGAAGACGAATACCCGGCTGCCGAGCGGCTCGAAAAACTCATCGGCAAGGCCGATGCGCGGGTGCAGATCGTGGGTGTACTGGAGAGCGTATCGGCGGCTTTAGCCTGGCTCCGGGTCAACCCGCCCGTCGATCTGATCTTCTCCGACATTCAGCTTTCCGACGGGTTGAGCTTCCAGATTTTCGAGTCGTTTCCGGTACGTAGTCCCGTCATTTTCACGACCTCGTATGACGAGTATGCCATCCGGGCGTTTCGGGTCAACAGCATCGACTACCTGCTCAAACCCATCAAACTGCCCGAATTGGCCTCGGCACTGGCGAAATATCAGAATATGAAGCAGGCCCTCGCGCCGGGAGCCAACGCCGAGAAAATCGAGTCGCTGCTGACGGATTTAGCCCGCAGCCAACGGGCCTACAAAACCCGGTTTCTGGTCAAACACGGCGATCAGTTTGTGCCGGTCGGCCACGAGCAGGTGGCGTATTTCTACACGGCCAACGAGCTGACCTGCTTAGTGGGGCACGATGGGCGGCAGTACATCATCGAACACACGCTGGAAGAACTGGAATCGCTGATCGACCCGCTGTCGTTTTTTCGGCTCAACCGGCAGTTCATCGCGCAGGTATCGGCCATTCGGAAGATTCACACCTACTTCAACGGCAAGCTAAAAATCGACCTGTGGCCCGCCATAGCCGATGAGGTGCTCGTGAGCCGTGAAAAAGCCCCGGCGTTTAAAGCATGGCTGGATCAGTAA